One Setaria italica strain Yugu1 chromosome I, Setaria_italica_v2.0, whole genome shotgun sequence DNA window includes the following coding sequences:
- the LOC101775445 gene encoding cytochrome P450 89A2-like, translated as MLARTSSLFAPAGAALPAAIFDLAPLLQDMHARYGPVISFRLARTLVFVADRRLTHRALVQGVATFADRPPPVDPASLFSAGGRDVSSSPYGAYWCLVRRNLAGEALQPARLALFAPARQWACDGLVASLCALAGGGDDGKAAVVTLRPFLRRAMFELLVYMCFGALRVPDPDEGDRQLTDTEMVSLCSEILNGGTDTTVTLVEWIMAELVNHPDVQAKVHDEVKSNDGGDMQAMPYLKAVWTAAREFRPERFLDGGEGYGVDITGSREIKMMPFGAGRRMCPGYAVGMHHAEYLVARMVREREWRPAVDMAEALDFTAVMKHPLRARISARKISQTYVRVAKLVLYVYAHHWFILEG; from the exons ATGCTAGCAAGAACAAGCTCCCTCTTCGCGCCCGCCGGTGCTGCTCTTCCGGCGGCCATCTTCGACCTCGCCCCGCTCCTCCAAGACATGCACGCGCGCTACGGCCCCGTCATCtccttccgcctcgcccgcacgCTCGTCTtcgtcgccgaccgccgcctcACGCACCGCGCCCTCGTCCAGGGCGTCGCCACCTTCGCCGACCGCCCACCGCCCGTCGACCCAGCCAGCCTCTtcagcgccggcggccgcgacgtCAGTTCCTCGCCCTACGGGGCCTACTGGTGCCTCGTGCGCCGCAACCTcgccggcgaggcgctgcagccGGCCCGCCTCGCCCTCTTCGCGCCCGCCAGGCAGTGGGCGTGCGACGGCCTCGTCGCCAGCCTCtgcgcgctcgccggcggcggcgacgacggcaagGCCGCCGTGGTCACGCTGAGGCCGTTCCTGCGGCGCGCTATGTTCGAGCTGCTCGTGTACATGTGCTTCGGCGCGCTGCGAGTTCCCGACCCCGACGAGGGTGACCGGCAGCTGACGGACACCGAGATGGTCAGCCTCTGCTCCGAGATCCTCAACGGCGGCACGGACACGACGGTCACCCTGGTGGAGTGGATCATGGCCGAGCTGGTGAACCACCCCGACGTCCAGGCCAAGGTGCACGATGAGGTGAAATccaacgacggcggcgacaTGCAGGCGATGCCGTACCTGAAGGCCGtgtggacggcggcgcgggagttccggccggagcggttcctggacggcggcgagggctaCGGCGTGGACATCACGGGGAGCagggagatcaagatgatgcccTTCGGCGCCGGGCGGAGGATGTGCCCCGGATACGCGGTGGGCATGCACCACGCCGAGTACTTGGTGGCGAGGATGGTGCGGGAGCGGgagtggcggccggcggtggacaTGGCGGAGGCGCTGGACTTCACCGCCGTGATGAAGCACCCGCTTCGTGCACGCATCAGCGCCAGAAAAATAAGCCAAACTTATGTGCGTGTTGCTAAATTGGTACTGTACGTGTACGCGCATCATTG GTTCATCCTAGAAGGttga